GCTGCGGACGCCCGACCTCACGCAGCTGAGCCTCAGCCGCGCGCGGCATCTGCTGCAGGGCATGGGCCTGCGCGTGGGGCACGTCGGCGCGGGGAGCTGTTCCGGCACCGCCGCCGCGCCGCACACCGTCTGCGCGCAGCAGCCGGCCGCCGGCACGACGGTCTCCCGGGGCACCGCGGTCGACCTGTCCGTCTCCCGCGCGCCCGGGGTTGCCCCCGGGGCGTGAGCGTCCTAGCGTCGAGACGTGATCAACGGCGCACATGTGGTGATCTACAGCAGCGACGCGGAGGCCGACCGTGCCTTCCTGGCGGACGTCCTCGGTCTGCCGAGCGTCGACGCCGGCCACGGCTGGCTGATCTTCCGGGCCCCGCCCGCCGAGATCGCCGTCCATCCGACCGAGACGGTGCACTCGCACGAGCTGATGCTCATGTGCGACGACCTCACCGCGACCGTCGCCGAACTCGAGGCCAAGGGCGTCGAGTTCACCCGTCCGGTCCAACAGCTGGCCTGGGGCCTGCTGACCGGGCTCCGCCTGCCGGGAGGGGGTGACCTGGCCCTCTACGAGCCACGTCACCCCGTTGCCCACGGCTGAACGGCGGCCTGCTGCGGCCGGAGCTACAGCCGGACGACCTCGTGCATCCCGAGGAACGCGTGCGGGATGCCCGACCGGTCGTCAGGGATGAAGCAGAGCAGCGCGTAGCGCCCCGACTTCGGGTGGAAGCTCAGCACCTGCTCGCGGCCGGGTGACATGGCGGCCAGACCCCGGCTGGCCGACTCCGCGAAGGGGTTGAAGCCGGGGTTCTTCCCCGCCGCGACCGCGGCGAAGAACGCGGTCAGCTTGGCGTTGGTGACGCCCGGGTTCACCCGCTGGAACATGGCCTCGTGGATCTCGTCGGCCTTGTTGCGCACCAGGATGGGGGCGTCGAGGTCCAGGTTCGACGGTCCCTCGAACCGCGGGCCCTTCCTGGTCTCCACCTGGTCGATCTCGGCCCGGTGCCAGGGCGTCGTACCGCGGAAGGCGCAGTTCACCTCAAGCCGGTGGAAGGTGGGCGCGGGAGCGTTCGGCACGAAGAACTGGCTGAAGTCGAAGAAGTAGTAGGTGCCCCTGGTCAGCGGGATGGTCGCGTCGACCACCGTGCTCGGCTCGACGGCGGCGCCGCCCACGACCGTCGCGTCCCGCTCCACCGCCCGGATACCGGCCGCGGCCTCGGACGGGTTGTTGCTGACCGCCTTGCGGATGTCGGCGACAATCCGCGCGATCGTCACGCCCTTGTGCAGCTGAAGGCCCTGCAGCTCGTGGCCGTTCGCGTCCTTGGTGCTGACCGAGAAGGTGACGAAACCCGCCCTGACCTCCTCGGGGAGGCGGAATCCCGCGTTGGTCATCTTCACGTGGACGGTCGTCCCCTGAGGGGCGGCCGAGGCGGTCGCCGCTCCGGTGACCGCCGGGCCGACGAGGGCCACCGCCGCGGTGGTGACCGCGGCGGCGAGCCTCTTCGACGCCCGGGTGGAGTTCGCTCTGCGCATGCATGGTCCTCTCCCACGAGGAGCCGGCCGCTGCCCTGAGTGCGCGGCGGCCCCGGATCCATCCATGCTCGGACCCGCGACCGCGAGGGCCGTTCGCCGCGACAGGTGTTCACGACAATTCGCCCGATCGGCAGCGCTCCCCGAGTGGCGGTCCCCGCCCATCCACGTAGGCTGGATGTCGAGCGGGTAGATGGAGCGTGCAAGTCCTCCCAGCTCCACTTCATGGGGCTGTAGCTCAAAGCAGAGCGACCCGCTCGCCTGAGCACCCGTACTGAGCGCGGTTGAGTAGAACCGCTCTCCCCGAGCCCTCGTGCCGTCCGTGATCATCGACGGCATGGGGGCTTTCTTCGGTCTGTTGGCGGTCGCTGCGGTGGTGCTCGGGGTGCTGCTGCATCTCTTCGCGCACACCCCGCTCTCGGAACTGCTGGGTCTGGGCGCGGGGGCGCTCTGCCTGCTGTGGCTGGTCGTGCTGCTCACCGTGCCCTGGAACCTGTACTTCCAGGCGAAGACGGTGCGGCAGGAGATCCTCGACGGGCGCGCCGCGGGCGTGGACGTCCCGGCCGGACGGGAGCAGGACGCCGAGGCGATCGCCCGGCGTCTGCTGCGGCTGGCGATCGGCGCGCACCTGGTCTCCGCCGCCGTGATCGCGGTGATCACCGCGGTGTCCGGCCGCGAACTCGGCTACTGGTTCTCCGCGTTCTACCTGCTGAGCACCGTCTTCCGGCCCGCCGACGCCTATCTGCGGCATCTCCGCGCGCGGCTCGGCCTGATGCGCACCGAGGCGGCCTTCCCCCGCGACGACGTGGTCACCCTCAAGGCGCGCCTCGACGCCGCCGAGACCGCGACGGCCAAGCTCTCCGAGGAGTCCCGCCGCCTGACCCAGGAGCTCGACCGTCTTGCGGTCGTGGTCCGCGAACGCGACGACCAGCTCGAACAGCGGATCCACGCCATGGGCCGCCGCTTCGAGGACGCGCTCGGCAGTCTCACCGACAACCAGGAGGTCATCAGCGGAATCCGCGCCTTCCTGCGCCTGATGCGGGAGGAGCGGGCCTGAGTCCGGCGGTCGGGGTGATCGGCGCGCACCGGCGCCGGACGGGGCGGGCCGGGCGGCGATCGTCACCCTTCTGCGGTCTCGTCAACGGACCTCGCTGCTGCTTGAGTTGGTCGGGACGGGCCGACCACGCCCGTCCCAGCGGCCTGCTCCCGAGAGGTGAGACACCATGCCGATCGACCCCGCCACCACCGCCCTGGTCCTGATCGAGTTCCAGAACGAGTTCACCTCCGAGGGCGGCGTCCTGCACAACGCCGTCCGGCCCGTCATGGAGGCGACCGGGATGCTGGACAACGCCCGACGACTGGTCGCGGAGGCGCGGGCGGCGGGAGTCAGCATCGTGCACGCGCCGATCTCGTTCGCACCCGGCTACCACGAGATCACCCGGCACCCCTACGGCATCCTCAAGGGCGTGGTGGACGGCAACGCCTTCGTGAAGGGAAGCTGGGGCGCGGACATCTCCGACGCGATGGCGCCGCAGGAGGGCGACATCGTCGTCGAGGGCAAGCGCGGCCTGGACACCTTCGCCAGCACCAACCTCGACTTCATCCTGCGCAGCAAGGGCATCACCACGATCGTGCTGGCCGGTTTCCTCACCAACTGCTGCGTGGAGTCCACGATGCGCACCGGCTACGAGCACGGCTACCGGGTGATCACACTGACCGACTGCACCGCCGCGGTGTCGAAGGAACAGCACGAGAACGCCATCGCCTACGACTTCCCCATGTTCTCCACCCCGATGACCTCGAACGAACTCGCCGAACAGCTCCCCTGAACCCTTGACCGCCGACTTCGGCGTCCCTACGGTGCGCCCATGTTTCGTCGCAACTGGAAGCGCGTCACCGGAACGCTCATCGACTCCCGCATCGTCGGTCTGAACAACGCCAACGCAGCGTCGCACCGGCGCGAGGCCGTGGTCGAGTTCACCGGCGGCGACGGCCGGAAGGTCAGAGTCAAGATCAAGGCCGCGTCGGGCGTCTCGCTGCCCGCCAACGGGAGGCCGGTACCGCTGCTCGTCAAGCCGGACGACACCGAGGCGGTCTTCGACAGGCACGACCCCAGCATCGACGTCAACGCCCTCTACAAGGCGGGCAGACGAGCCGAGAGGCAACGGCTCGACGAGGCGTTGCGCAGGCCGGAGAACTGAAGCCACGGTGCGCCGTGCCTCCTGGCAGCTCCGCGGCGGGTGCGCCGACGGGCCGGCCAGGAGGCTGCGACGCCTCCTACGCCCGTGCCGCTGCCGCCCTCGCCGCGTGCGGCGACTGCGGCGGCGGGACCTGCGCCTCGACGTGGGCGGACCCGGTGCGCCGGTCGATCGCGCCGTCGGGCAATCCGGCCTGCTTCGCCGCGTCGACCGCCCCGGGGCTGTGGAGGGTGAGCTCGAAGTCGCGGTGCGCCTTGGCGTCCGGGGCCAGCGGCAGCCGGATCCGCCCGTCCGCGACCATCCGCCGCACCGCGGAGCGGCTGAGGCCGAGGCCGAGCATGAGGAGCCGTTCCACCCGGACCGGGGCGGGCAGCTCGAATCCGACCCGCACCACGAGCGGTGACGGGTCGTCCAGTGCGTAGAGCGGCATCCGGGTCTCCAACTCCCAGGTGCCGGTCCAGTCGAGGCGGTAGCCGTTCCTGGTGGCGAGCGACGCGCTCATCGTCAGCTCGCGCACCACGGCCGGGTCGTTGTTCTCGAAAGCGACCAGCCGGGCCGGATCGAGCGAGGAGACGTGGACGCGCTCGTGGACGGGCACCTTCGAGGTCCGGTCACAGGTCGCGCAGCTCAGCAGCAGCCAGACGTCGAGGAGCTTGCCGCTCGCGTTGACGCGGATCCTGCCCGAGGGACGGTGCCGCGTGCCGGGGCAGTCCGGGCACGGGCGGACGACGGTGGGCAGGGCGGACTGACGCACGGCCCAGCGGGCCTTGCGGTCGGTATGCATGTATGGGTTGCTTTCAGGGCTCGGCAGGAGCGCTCGCAGGCCGGGGCCCGGGCTCCTGGTACATGAACGGGTGCACACGCGGGCGCGGGTCATCGCCTCCGGGCCGAGTGGTCAGGCCAGGGGTCGATCGCGCGACGGTTGTTGCTTGCTACGTGGCAGCCGTTACAGGTACATGCAGGCGAGCATGATCGAGTGTCATGTCGCCCGGCAACTCATTTTCTTTCCGACCCGGCCCTGCGCCCTCGGCGACGACGCGCGCGGGCATCTGCCGCGAGGCCTGGTCGTCGACGTGGTCGTGGCAACGGCGGCGATCCGCGTCGCGGCCGTCGACCGCCTGCCCTCCGACCCGTTCCCCGAGCTCCGCGCCGACGCGGTGCTCTGCCATCCGCCGTTCGACGAGCGGGACTGGGGCTACGACGAGCTCTCCTACGACGCGCGCGGGGAGTACGGCCTGCCGCCGCGGGTCCAGTCCGAGCCGCCGCAGATCGCCGCCGCCGGGGCCCCGTGGCGGCCGGGCGCGCGTGCTGCTGAGCCAACGCGCCGACCGCGCGGCGGTGAACTCGCCGGAGGGACCGGCCCGGGCGACGGGGGTCGGCGGCGCGCGGTCAGCGGCCGGCCGCGGTGGCGAGGACCACGTCGACCAGCCGCTCGGCGGCGTCCGAGCGGCCCTGGGCGCGGGCCCGCTTGGCCATGTCGAGGCGGCGGGCGTCGTCGGCGACGAGCTCGCCGACCGCGTCGCGCAGGTCCTGCGCCGACACCTCGCCCAGCAGTGCGACCGCCGCGCCCGCGTCGGCGAGGTGTCGGGCGTTGTAGGCCTGCTCGTCTCCCGCGGAGGTGCCGAGCGGCACCAGCACCGAGGCCTTGCCCAGCGCGGTCAGCTCGGCGATCGTGCCGGCCCCGCTGCGGGAGACCACCACGTCGGCCAGCGCCAGCACGTCCGGCAGTTCGACGCCGACGTAGCCGGTCGACCGGTAGCGGGCGGCCAGCTCGGCGGGCAGCGTCGCGGTGGCCTCGTCCAGCTCGGCGACGTTGTCGGGGCCGCACTGGTGCACCACGTTGGCGCGTTCCAGGAGCCACGGAAGGATGCCGCAGACCAGCCGGTTGATCTGCTGCGAGCCCTGCGCGCCGCCGGTCACGTAGACGGTCGGCAGCCGCCGGTCGAAGCCGTGCAGCGCCAGTGCCTCGACGGCCTTGTCCGCGCGCCCGACCATGACCTCCGGGCGGACCGGATTGCCCGTCACCACCGCGGCGCGGCGGGCCGATTCCGGCAGCAGCGCGAGCGTCGACTCGGAGGACACGGCGAATCTGGTGGCGAGGCGGGCGAGGGTGCGGTTGGCCAGGCCGAGCCGCACGGTCTGCTCGTGCACGACCAGCGGCCGGTGGCACAGGCGCGCCGCGAAGCCGACCGGGAGGGCGACGTAGCCGCCGGTGGCCAGCACCACGTCGGGCGCGAACTCGGTGAGCAGCGACCGGGCCTGGGCCACGCCCAGCGGTACCTTGACCAGGTCCGTGAGGTTGGCGAGCGAGGCCAGGCCCAGCGGTGTGCCGGAGCGCCGCAGCTTGCCGGTGACGACGGTGCGGAAAGTGATCCCCTCGCCTTCGGCGACGCGCTCCTCCAGGCTGCCTGCGGCCCCGACCCACAGGACCTCGATGGACCTGCCGCTGGCGGCCTCGGCCGCCCTGAGGGTCCGGATCGTGGTGAGCGCCGGGTACGTGTGGCCTCCGGTCCCACCGCCGGTGACGATCAGCCGGAAGGGCCTGCCCCGGCCGAGGGTACGACGCATGGGGTCGAAGCTCACGTGCAATCCTCACTCTGGCCTTCGCGTTCTACGCCACGCTAACCGTGAAGGGCGTCCGCGACGGCGCGCCACGACAGCATGCGGATGCAGAAGTTCCGAAAGTCGTGAGGGTGGAGCAGGTGACGAAGTGCCTGCTCAGGCCCCGCGCTGCCCGAGGAAGAAGAGCAGCATCGCAAAGCCCGCGAAGACATGCAGACCGATGACGTAGATGAAGACCCGGATGTTGACCCGGCGTTCGGTCCGGGAACTGCCGTCCTCGACGGGCAGGAAGGGACGGGCCGGGTGCTGGACGTGGTCAGCCAAGGCACAACTCCGAAGTAGGGCTCTGCAGCAGCGTGTGCAGGAAGAGCAGGTCGACGCCGGTCGCCGATTCGGCGGCCAGGCGGTGCGGGCGCATGGAGTCGAAGTGGGCGGAGTCGCCCGGTTCCAGCAGGTGGCGCTCACGGTCGAGCGTCAGCGTGAGACGGCCGGAGAGGACGTAGAGCCACTCCTCGCCGGGATGGACCCGGACGACCGCGTCCTGGAGGAGCTGCGGCACGTGCACCCGCAGGGCCTGCATGGCGCGTCCGGGCGCACCGGCCGGGCGGTAGGTCCAGCCGCCGGCGGCGCTGGGCTCGGCGGCCGCACCGCGGACCACCGTCGTCGCGGTCGCGGGGGCCTCCCCCAGCAGAACGTCGAGCGGGACGGCGTAAGCTCGGGAGAGACCGAGCAACACCGGGAGCGACGGCTGGCGTTTGGCGGTCTCCAGACGTGACAGGTGAGCGGGCGAGAGCCCGATCCGGGCAGCAGCGGCCTCCAGGGTCAGTCCACTGCGCAGCCTGCGCTCGCGCAGGCGCGCTCCGAGTCCGGGCAGGTCCTCGGCCGTGAGGCCCGGGCCTTCCTGACTGCTCGCACCACCGGGTGCCTTCGCGTCCATGGATCCAGTGCACACCCCCCCCGGCCTGCCAGGCAAGTTTCTTGCCTCTGAGGCAAGAACGCGCTCCCGGGTGCGTTTTCGCCGCGCCCCGGACGGCTACTCGGTCGTAGGATCGGGCGCATGAGTCCGACGCCGAAGGGGCCTGCCTGAATGGTCAGCGAACCGGCAGGGGATCCGGGCGCGCTCGGCGCGGCCTCCGTTCTCGACGCCGCCGGCATCGGCGTGTGGCGCTGGAACCGCGCTGCGGCACTCCTGGAAGCCGATGCCAGGACCTGCCTGCTGCTGGGCCTGCCCGGCGAGGGCCGCCCGCTGGCGGCGGCGGAGGTGCGCGCCCGGCTGCACGGCGAGGACTACGTCCGGCTCAGCGAGATCGCGCAGCTGGTCTCCGCCGAGGGCCGCCCCGACGACGTCAGGGTCCGCGTACTGACGGCCGACGGCCGCCTGCTGCGGTTGCTGCACGTGCAGATATCGCCGGGCCCGGCCGGCAGCCCCTATCCGCTCCAGGGCACCGCGCTGGACGGGCACTGCACCGCCTGCACCATGGACTCGGCGGAGTTCGCCCGCTCGTTCGTCGTCCCCGACCCCTGCCGCGACACCCGCAAGGACGGCACGCCCGTCTCCGGCGTGCTCGCCGCGCCCCTTCCCCTCGACGTCCACCCGCCGGCCCCGGCGATCGCCCGGGCCGTGACGGCGGCCGCCGCGAGCAGGCGGTCCACGGCGGCCGCGGACCCCGACGCCGAGCGCGAGCAGATCCGCAGGCTCAACAGCATGCCGGGGCCCGACCCGGCAGGTCGGCCGCTGACTCCGGCGGATCTGCGCCGCTCCCGCGAGGCCTTCCTTCTCGACGCAGGGCGTGCGCTCGCCGAGGCGGGCACCACGAGCGAGGTGCTGCGCGTCGCGGCGACGCTCGCCATGCCCGGCTTCTCCCCCGACGGCCAGGCCGTCTTCGGGGTGCGCGGCACCCTGCTCACCGTCGTCGGCCAGCACGGCCACACCACGGAGCAGAGCACCCCCTTCCAGATGCCGCTGGACACCGACTACCCCGCCGCGCAGGTGGTGCGCACCGGCCGGCCCATCTACCTGTCCTCCCCCGAGGAGTACCAGCGCCGCTTTCCTGCGACCTGGCCGCTGGCCCAGGGCTTCGACCGCCGGTCCTGGGCGTTCCTGCCGCTGGTGACCGCCGGTCGGACCACCGGCGCCTGGCTGGCCGCCTTCGGGACGCAGGTCGAGTTCACCCCCGACGAGCGGGCCGTGCTGGCGACCGTCGCCCGGATGCTGTCCCAGGCGCTGGAACGCGCGCACACCAACGAGGCCGAACGCGCCCTCTCCCGCGGCCTGCGCCGCAGCATGGGCGACTCCGCCCGGGAGATGGACGGGCTGACCGTCGCCGCGCGCTACGTGCCGACCGGCGGCGGACTGCTGGTCGGCGGCGACTGGTACGACGTGATCGACCTGCCCGGTGGGCGGTTCGCCCTGGTGGTAGGCGACGTGCAGGGGCACGACGTGCACGCGGCCGGCGTCATGTCGCGGCTGCGCACCGCCGTGCACGCCTACGCCGTCGAGGGGCACCGGCCCGACGCCGTGCTGGCGCGCGCCTCGCGCTTCCTGGCGAGCGTGGACGAGGACCGGTTCGCCACCTGCGTCTACATCGAGGCGGACCCCGCCCGCGGTCGGCTCGCGATCGCCCGCGCCGGGCACCCGCACCCGGTGCTGCGGATGCGGGACGGCACCACGGTGATCCGGCACGTCGACGGCGGCCTGCCGCTCGGCCTCATGCCGGACGGCGAGGACTACCCGGTCACCGAGGTCGAGTTGCAGGTCGGCGAGGTCATGCTGGTCTGCACGGACGGGCTGATCGAGACCGGCGGGCACGACATGTTCAGCGGCTGGGTCCGGGTCCGCGACGTCATGCAGCCCGGCCCGGCGGACGATCTGGAGAGCATCGCCGACGCGCTGATCCGGGCCGTGCACGGCCCCGCCTCGCACCGCGGCCCCGGGCACCTGGCCGAGCGACGCGAGGACGACATCGCCCTGCTGCTGCTCCGCCGCGACCAGCGCGCGGGCGCGCCCACACCGGTCGGCCGGCGCCTGGTCCTGACGATCGGCCAGGGACAGCCGGAACGGATCGCCACCGCCCGCCGCGAACTGCGGGCCATCCTCCAGGACTGGGACGGCCCCGAGGGCGCGGACGCCGCCGTGCTCCTGGTCTCCGAACTGCTGGCCAACGTGCTGCTGCACACCGACCAGGAGGCCGCGCTGCTGGTCGAGCTCTCCGGCCAGGCCGGTGAACGCCGACTGCGCATCGAGGTCTCCGACGGCAGTGACGAACTCCCGCACCGGCGCTCGCCCGGCGAGATGGCCTCCTCCGGCCGCGGACTGGTCCTGCTGGACCTGCTGGCGGACCGCTGGGGCGTCCGCCCGCGCGGCGAGGGCAAGTTCGTCTGGTTCGAGATGAGCGAGAAGAACGACGGCGCCGGGCAGGGCAACGCGGCGGACGCCGCTGTGGCCGACTTCGACTTCGCCGCCGCGTTCGGCCTGGAGGAGGCCGAGCTGCCGGACGACGGCGCGGGCGAGCGCGGCGAGGGCGAGGGCGGCGAGGGCGACTGACCGTCAGGCTCCGGAGGCGAGCTCGTAGTCGAACCAGATCCGGTGCGTACCGTCGGCGTCGATCGCCATCCCGCCGGTGCCGGTGATCCCGGCCAGCTCGCCCGTACCGCTGGCCGGGACCAGGGCGAAGAACTGCGCCTCACGGCTCCCGCCGGTGGTGGTGGCCGAGTGCACGAAGTTGAACGCGCCCTTGTGGCCGCCCAGCGTGCCCTCGAAGGACTCCATCGCGAGGTAGGTGCCGACGCCGGCGGCCATGTCGTAGGCGGCCGTGAACACGGTGGTGGACCGCCCGGCCACCTCGCCCTGGTACTGCTTTTCCATCGTGGAGACGCCGACCGGCAGAGCCGTCTCGACCGGGACGGGCGCCGTCTCGGCCGAGGCCGTGGACACGGTGGCGGGAACAAAACTGACGACGGAGAACGTCCCTGATGCGCGCATGCGGTCAGGCTAGCCCCGGGGTCCGACAACGGCCGGGGAAACGCACTGGCCCCGCGCGCCACGCCGATGCGATGCTGGCCGGGTGGACGGACCAGAGATCATCGTCAGATTCGCCCCCGAGCTGCACGTGTTCGTGTCGGCCGCCCGGCGCGCCGCCGAGGGTGCGCGGGTGCGCACCGACGGGTCGTCGACGCTCGGCCACCTCGTGGAGTCGCTGGGCGTCCCGCTCACCGAGGTCGGCCGCCTGGTCGGCGACGACGCGGGCGAGCTCGCCCCCTCGTACGTGCCCGCCGCCGGGGACAGCATCGGGGTGGAGGCCGTGGTCCGGCCCCAGGCGCTGCCGGGTCCGGCCCGCTTCCTGCTCGACGTGCACCTCGGCACGCTGGCCAGGCGCCTGCGGCTGCTCGGCGTCGACGCCGCCTACGAGAGCACCGACATCGGCGACGCCGCGTTGGCGGCGCAGTCCGCGCGCGAGGAGCGGGTGATGCTCTCGCGCGACCGCGGACTGCTGCACCGGCGCGAGCTGTGGGCCGGAGCGTACGTCTACAGCCACCGCCCCGAGGAGCAGCTCGACGACGTGCTCGGACGCTTCGCGCCGCCGCTCGCGCCGTGGACCCGCTGCGTCAACTGCAACGGCGAACTGCGTCCCGCCTCGCTCGACGAGGTGCGCGACCAGCTGCGCGCCGGGACGGAGCGCTCCTACGACACCTTCTCGCTGTGCACCGGCTGCGGCCGGGCGTACTGGCGCGGCGCGCACCAGGACGCCCTCAACGACATCGTCGCGGACGTGCTGCGGCGCTACGACATGACGGGATCCCAGCGGGGCTGAGTTCCGGACGACGCGCACTTGAGCAAAGGGCACGTTGCACTGTCCAGGGGCGCGGGGAACTGCGCGACAATCCCCCAGCCTTCGGCCGGGAGGTACCCCCTCCCGCGTGCGGATGGTCCTCAACGCGCAGGGCCGTCCGCACAGGGTGGTTGCTCGCGCAGTTCCTCGCGCCCCTCGGGGTGGTGCAACTGCCCTCCGCGCGCAGGCTCGGGCCTCGAACGGCGGAAGCGGGCGCGCGAGCGTCCGGGCGCGGGTGTTCGCTGGGGGGCATGACCATCGCCACCGACAAACTCAGCGACCCCGTCGTCCGCCACGCCGTCGCCGCGATCAACGCCCACGACCGGGACGCCTTCGTCGGGCTCCTCGCCGCCGACGCGACGATGTCCGACGACGGCTCCGACCGGGACCTGCACGACTGGATCGACCGCGAGATCTTCGGATCCGGCGGCCGGATGGACGTCCAGAAGGAGTCCGACGGCGGGCGCAAGCTGCTCGCCCAGTTCCGCAACGACACCTGGGGCGAGATGAGCACCGTCTGGCGCTTCGAGGTCGTGGACGGGCGGATCCGGCGGTTCGAGACCGGTCAGGCCTGAGCCTCGGGCTCCCGCACGATCAGCACCGAGCAGTGCGCGTACTGCGCGAGATGCTGGCTCACCGAGCCGAGCATGATGCCCTTGAAGCCGCCGTAGCCGCGGCTGCCGACGACCAGGAGCGCCGCGTCCTCCGCCGCGTCCAGCAGGACCTGGGTCGCGGAGCCCTGGAGGACCCGCTGGCGGACCCGCGGCTGCGGGCCGGGGCCGGTGACCTCCTCGACGGCCTCGGCGAGCCTGCGCACGGCCTGCTGCTCGAAGGTGAGACCCTCCGTGCCCGGCGTGGGCTCGGGCACGGAGAAGATGCTCGGCCACTCCCAGGCCATCACCGCGTGCACGACGCCGTCGGTCAGTTCGGCCTGCCGGATCGCCGCGCGCAGCGCCTCGCGCGCGTGGGTCGAGCCGTCGACCCCGACCACGATGACGTCGGGTGCCTTCTCGGCGCTCTGGCTCATGCGCTTCCTCCCTGGTGATGTCCCGAATGTCGCGAGAGCCACGCTCTCACCGGCGGGCGCGACGGGCGGACGCGCCACGCCAGAGGCGGCTGCTCAGCGCCGCCGGCTCTCGCCGTACTGCCGCCACTGCTCGCCGGTCTCCCGCCCGCGCCGCTCGGCCTCGCGGCCGATGTCCTTGCCGCGCTCGGCCGCGTCGCGGTCCTGC
This genomic interval from Streptacidiphilus rugosus AM-16 contains the following:
- a CDS encoding VOC family protein, translated to MINGAHVVIYSSDAEADRAFLADVLGLPSVDAGHGWLIFRAPPAEIAVHPTETVHSHELMLMCDDLTATVAELEAKGVEFTRPVQQLAWGLLTGLRLPGGGDLALYEPRHPVAHG
- a CDS encoding cysteine hydrolase, with amino-acid sequence MPIDPATTALVLIEFQNEFTSEGGVLHNAVRPVMEATGMLDNARRLVAEARAAGVSIVHAPISFAPGYHEITRHPYGILKGVVDGNAFVKGSWGADISDAMAPQEGDIVVEGKRGLDTFASTNLDFILRSKGITTIVLAGFLTNCCVESTMRTGYEHGYRVITLTDCTAAVSKEQHENAIAYDFPMFSTPMTSNELAEQLP
- a CDS encoding DUF3592 domain-containing protein, whose protein sequence is MFRRNWKRVTGTLIDSRIVGLNNANAASHRREAVVEFTGGDGRKVRVKIKAASGVSLPANGRPVPLLVKPDDTEAVFDRHDPSIDVNALYKAGRRAERQRLDEALRRPEN
- a CDS encoding DUF1062 domain-containing protein encodes the protein MHTDRKARWAVRQSALPTVVRPCPDCPGTRHRPSGRIRVNASGKLLDVWLLLSCATCDRTSKVPVHERVHVSSLDPARLVAFENNDPAVVRELTMSASLATRNGYRLDWTGTWELETRMPLYALDDPSPLVVRVGFELPAPVRVERLLMLGLGLSRSAVRRMVADGRIRLPLAPDAKAHRDFELTLHSPGAVDAAKQAGLPDGAIDRRTGSAHVEAQVPPPQSPHAARAAAARA
- a CDS encoding UDP-N-acetylglucosamine--N-acetylmuramyl-(pentapeptide) pyrophosphoryl-undecaprenol N-acetylglucosamine transferase; protein product: MRRTLGRGRPFRLIVTGGGTGGHTYPALTTIRTLRAAEAASGRSIEVLWVGAAGSLEERVAEGEGITFRTVVTGKLRRSGTPLGLASLANLTDLVKVPLGVAQARSLLTEFAPDVVLATGGYVALPVGFAARLCHRPLVVHEQTVRLGLANRTLARLATRFAVSSESTLALLPESARRAAVVTGNPVRPEVMVGRADKAVEALALHGFDRRLPTVYVTGGAQGSQQINRLVCGILPWLLERANVVHQCGPDNVAELDEATATLPAELAARYRSTGYVGVELPDVLALADVVVSRSGAGTIAELTALGKASVLVPLGTSAGDEQAYNARHLADAGAAVALLGEVSAQDLRDAVGELVADDARRLDMAKRARAQGRSDAAERLVDVVLATAAGR
- a CDS encoding DUF6126 family protein; its protein translation is MADHVQHPARPFLPVEDGSSRTERRVNIRVFIYVIGLHVFAGFAMLLFFLGQRGA
- a CDS encoding helix-turn-helix domain-containing protein — translated: MDAKAPGGASSQEGPGLTAEDLPGLGARLRERRLRSGLTLEAAAARIGLSPAHLSRLETAKRQPSLPVLLGLSRAYAVPLDVLLGEAPATATTVVRGAAAEPSAAGGWTYRPAGAPGRAMQALRVHVPQLLQDAVVRVHPGEEWLYVLSGRLTLTLDRERHLLEPGDSAHFDSMRPHRLAAESATGVDLLFLHTLLQSPTSELCLG
- a CDS encoding ATP-binding SpoIIE family protein phosphatase, which codes for MVSEPAGDPGALGAASVLDAAGIGVWRWNRAAALLEADARTCLLLGLPGEGRPLAAAEVRARLHGEDYVRLSEIAQLVSAEGRPDDVRVRVLTADGRLLRLLHVQISPGPAGSPYPLQGTALDGHCTACTMDSAEFARSFVVPDPCRDTRKDGTPVSGVLAAPLPLDVHPPAPAIARAVTAAAASRRSTAAADPDAEREQIRRLNSMPGPDPAGRPLTPADLRRSREAFLLDAGRALAEAGTTSEVLRVAATLAMPGFSPDGQAVFGVRGTLLTVVGQHGHTTEQSTPFQMPLDTDYPAAQVVRTGRPIYLSSPEEYQRRFPATWPLAQGFDRRSWAFLPLVTAGRTTGAWLAAFGTQVEFTPDERAVLATVARMLSQALERAHTNEAERALSRGLRRSMGDSAREMDGLTVAARYVPTGGGLLVGGDWYDVIDLPGGRFALVVGDVQGHDVHAAGVMSRLRTAVHAYAVEGHRPDAVLARASRFLASVDEDRFATCVYIEADPARGRLAIARAGHPHPVLRMRDGTTVIRHVDGGLPLGLMPDGEDYPVTEVELQVGEVMLVCTDGLIETGGHDMFSGWVRVRDVMQPGPADDLESIADALIRAVHGPASHRGPGHLAERREDDIALLLLRRDQRAGAPTPVGRRLVLTIGQGQPERIATARRELRAILQDWDGPEGADAAVLLVSELLANVLLHTDQEAALLVELSGQAGERRLRIEVSDGSDELPHRRSPGEMASSGRGLVLLDLLADRWGVRPRGEGKFVWFEMSEKNDGAGQGNAADAAVADFDFAAAFGLEEAELPDDGAGERGEGEGGEGD
- a CDS encoding DUF3224 domain-containing protein; this translates as MRASGTFSVVSFVPATVSTASAETAPVPVETALPVGVSTMEKQYQGEVAGRSTTVFTAAYDMAAGVGTYLAMESFEGTLGGHKGAFNFVHSATTTGGSREAQFFALVPASGTGELAGITGTGGMAIDADGTHRIWFDYELASGA
- a CDS encoding Mut7-C RNAse domain-containing protein, producing the protein MDGPEIIVRFAPELHVFVSAARRAAEGARVRTDGSSTLGHLVESLGVPLTEVGRLVGDDAGELAPSYVPAAGDSIGVEAVVRPQALPGPARFLLDVHLGTLARRLRLLGVDAAYESTDIGDAALAAQSAREERVMLSRDRGLLHRRELWAGAYVYSHRPEEQLDDVLGRFAPPLAPWTRCVNCNGELRPASLDEVRDQLRAGTERSYDTFSLCTGCGRAYWRGAHQDALNDIVADVLRRYDMTGSQRG
- a CDS encoding nuclear transport factor 2-like protein; translated protein: MTIATDKLSDPVVRHAVAAINAHDRDAFVGLLAADATMSDDGSDRDLHDWIDREIFGSGGRMDVQKESDGGRKLLAQFRNDTWGEMSTVWRFEVVDGRIRRFETGQA
- a CDS encoding universal stress protein; amino-acid sequence: MSQSAEKAPDVIVVGVDGSTHAREALRAAIRQAELTDGVVHAVMAWEWPSIFSVPEPTPGTEGLTFEQQAVRRLAEAVEEVTGPGPQPRVRQRVLQGSATQVLLDAAEDAALLVVGSRGYGGFKGIMLGSVSQHLAQYAHCSVLIVREPEAQA